The genomic window TCTCAGATGCCTTGGGGGGGTTTTCTTTGGTTTAATTTTTTTATTTGTAGCTCCTACCATAGCTATAGTTGAAGTATCAAGGGAAGCGTCTTTGACTTCGTTGAAAAAGTCCGAGTCAATGAAAGGATTTTTTTTAGAGGGCTTATCTGCTTTTACATACTTTTCAAAGGCTAGAGCTAAGACATTTAAGTCAAGTTTTTCTTGACCATGCTTAAGTGCTAGATATGTGCCATAACGGATCAACTTCATCACATAAGCAACGATACCGTCAGCGGCATAATAAAAACGCAAAGCCATTTCCTCGTCAGCTAAAGCCGACTCCTCAATTAAGGGGAGTTGTGATTCCACAGCATGTAGAAAAGTCCGAAATTCTCTTCCAGAATCTGACCAAGAAAAAGGACTGAGGTTATGTCTATTAGCAAATCTCCGGCTGAGTTGAGGATTGAATTGAAAAACTGTTTCAGCTTCAGGTAATCCAATTAAAACCACAGGCACTTTAGTATCTAGAATTAAATCCTTTAACCAGTCAGATACCGTTTTGAGAACTTTGGCAGAATCACGGTCAATAAAATGTTGAAACTCATCCAAAAAAACCAGAGATACTCCACAATCTCTCATCAATCCAATTAACCGGATAGTCTGATTAGAAATAGTTCCCCTATCATAAACTGGATCTCCTAGCTCCCATAAAAGCTTAGTAACAACACTTTTAACCGTTGCCGGAGAAGGAATTGTGACTTCGAGTACAGGGACAATAGTGCTATCTTGTGTTTGATATCTCGGATAATTCTGGGCATAACTTTTTAGAATCGTAGTTTTTCCTGCACCAGTTTTTCCTTTTAAAAATAAACATTCAGGTTCGGATTTTAGATTTGAGAACTGATGACAATCATCTATTGCTGCTAAAATTTCCTGGAAGCGAGGATAGAGGACGTAGACGTTATTAGCAATGTATAACCTTTCTGCCAAGGTCATTTCTTTTAAAGGCTTCTGTTCTTTATGCATAAAAATTTATCGCCCTCTTGGTAATCCAATACTGACATCCC from Gloeocapsopsis sp. IPPAS B-1203 includes these protein-coding regions:
- a CDS encoding TniB family NTP-binding protein, whose translation is MHKEQKPLKEMTLAERLYIANNVYVLYPRFQEILAAIDDCHQFSNLKSEPECLFLKGKTGAGKTTILKSYAQNYPRYQTQDSTIVPVLEVTIPSPATVKSVVTKLLWELGDPVYDRGTISNQTIRLIGLMRDCGVSLVFLDEFQHFIDRDSAKVLKTVSDWLKDLILDTKVPVVLIGLPEAETVFQFNPQLSRRFANRHNLSPFSWSDSGREFRTFLHAVESQLPLIEESALADEEMALRFYYAADGIVAYVMKLIRYGTYLALKHGQEKLDLNVLALAFEKYVKADKPSKKNPFIDSDFFNEVKDASLDTSTIAMVGATNKKIKPKKTPPRHLRFYINKGRENVYR